In Atribacterota bacterium, the following proteins share a genomic window:
- a CDS encoding LOG family protein: LEPNQRFRNENIKDTIVFFGSARTKSPEEAKIYLEKVKEQIATEDKNQKNSELQEELQFAEKQVFLSRYYNDAVELAKRLTTWSKSLNSSSRFIVCSGGGFGMMEAANRGAREANGKSIGLNISLPMEQYPNQYISPELNFEFHYFFMRKFWFVYLAKGLVIFPGGFGTLDELFEVLTLIQTKKIEKCLPIVIYGTEYWKKIINLNAMVEYGTISKKDLDLFRFCDSVDDAYNYLTGELTKLYCENN, translated from the coding sequence TTGGAACCAAACCAGCGGTTTAGAAATGAAAACATTAAAGATACTATTGTATTTTTTGGTTCTGCCCGAACTAAATCTCCTGAAGAAGCTAAAATTTATTTAGAAAAAGTAAAAGAGCAAATTGCCACAGAAGATAAAAACCAGAAAAATAGCGAGCTACAGGAAGAACTTCAATTCGCTGAAAAACAGGTTTTCCTTTCCCGCTATTACAATGATGCAGTCGAACTTGCTAAACGCTTAACTACCTGGTCAAAATCACTTAATTCCAGTTCCAGATTTATTGTCTGCTCGGGCGGAGGTTTTGGAATGATGGAAGCAGCCAATAGAGGAGCCAGAGAGGCAAATGGAAAATCTATTGGTTTAAATATTAGTTTACCAATGGAACAATATCCCAATCAATACATATCACCTGAATTAAATTTCGAATTTCACTATTTCTTTATGCGAAAATTCTGGTTTGTTTACCTGGCTAAAGGATTGGTTATTTTCCCGGGTGGCTTTGGAACGCTGGATGAACTGTTCGAGGTGCTTACTTTAATTCAGACAAAAAAAATAGAAAAATGTCTCCCGATAGTCATTTATGGTACTGAATACTGGAAAAAAATAATCAACCTTAATGCAATGGTTGAGTATGGCACAATCAGTAAAAAAGATTTGGATTTATTCAGATTTTGCGATTCAGTTGATGATGCTTATAACTACTTAACCGGGGAACTTACAAAACTATACTGTGAAAATAACTAA
- a CDS encoding DUF1343 domain-containing protein: MLLEKNIQNNKKRFYDQKINIIIFILVINIFILQLSTLAVFGNDVRVKLGNEVLLDDYYYLIDGKNVGLITNQTGVDSQGNSFIDNLLATRGARLIALFAPEHGLDGTARAGAWVHSYNHPEYDIPVYSLYGSTRMPTEEMLLKIEALLFDIQDIGARSYTYMSTLQYCMIAAERYNKTIIVLDRPNPLGGLIVDGPVMEDRFKSFVGVDNIPMAHGMTVGELALFYNRNIGADLTVVAMDGYHRGMSFEDTGLPFVQTSPNIPTIESLYGYMATGLGEGTGVFQRDQFRWIGGNGIDSMRYAEVLNSAGLPGVNYIPEDKDTAGGVKLEIDDKYNFNPAKSGIYALAYAFMLGDFNVPKSTPDNIVMFDKIMGTDKIGKYLEEKAAPELIETSYQLELQQFTAEREKYLIPSYN; encoded by the coding sequence ATGCTTTTAGAAAAAAATATTCAAAATAATAAAAAAAGGTTTTATGATCAAAAAATTAATATAATAATCTTTATTTTAGTAATAAACATATTTATTTTACAGTTATCTACACTTGCAGTGTTTGGAAATGATGTAAGAGTAAAATTAGGTAATGAGGTTTTACTGGATGATTATTATTATCTTATTGATGGCAAAAACGTTGGCTTGATTACTAACCAAACCGGGGTTGATAGCCAGGGAAATAGTTTTATTGATAATTTGCTTGCCACGAGAGGTGCAAGACTAATAGCACTGTTTGCCCCGGAGCATGGCCTTGACGGTACTGCCAGGGCAGGAGCCTGGGTTCACTCATATAATCATCCTGAATATGACATACCGGTTTATAGTCTCTATGGAAGTACCAGAATGCCCACTGAGGAGATGCTCCTGAAAATCGAAGCCCTGCTTTTTGATATTCAGGATATTGGAGCACGCAGCTATACTTATATGTCTACTCTTCAGTATTGTATGATAGCTGCCGAAAGATATAATAAAACGATTATTGTTCTGGACAGGCCAAATCCTTTAGGGGGTTTGATTGTGGATGGGCCTGTAATGGAGGATAGGTTTAAGTCGTTTGTTGGTGTAGACAATATACCGATGGCGCATGGTATGACTGTTGGAGAGTTAGCTCTTTTTTATAATCGCAATATAGGAGCAGACTTAACTGTTGTTGCTATGGATGGTTATCATCGCGGCATGTCTTTTGAGGATACCGGTCTTCCCTTTGTTCAGACTTCGCCAAATATACCAACCATTGAATCATTATATGGATATATGGCTACAGGATTAGGAGAAGGTACAGGAGTTTTCCAGCGGGATCAGTTCCGATGGATTGGTGGAAATGGGATAGACTCTATGCGCTATGCTGAAGTATTAAATTCAGCGGGACTACCCGGAGTAAATTATATTCCTGAGGATAAGGATACTGCCGGTGGGGTAAAATTGGAAATAGATGATAAATACAACTTTAACCCTGCGAAAAGTGGTATTTATGCATTGGCTTATGCCTTCATGCTGGGAGATTTTAATGTCCCAAAGAGCACTCCTGATAATATTGTGATGTTTGACAAAATTATGGGAACTGACAAAATAGGGAAATATCTGGAAGAAAAGGCAGCCCCCGAGCTGATTGAAACCTCTTATCAGCTTGAATTACAGCAATTTACTGCTGAGCGGGAAAAATACCTAATTCCTTCATATAATTAG